The Wansuia hejianensis genomic interval CTTCAGGAACAGAGAGCCGGGTTATTATCAGGTGATCCTTATGGATATCAGAATGTCCGTCATGGATGGGATTGAGGCGACAAAGGTGATACGTGGGCTGGATCATCCGGATGCGGGGACAATTCCGATTGTGGCTATGACTGCCAATGCTTTTGGGGAAGATAAAAAAGAAGCTTTTGACGCAGGTATGACAGGATATCTAATGTCCGATTCCGGTCTACGTAATCAGCAATAATGGGATACAGTATGTGGAAAAGGCGATGAAGCAGAAAGGCCTTTTAACGGCCGGCATCATCTGTGCGGACATGGTGCGGGCGTATAAGCCCCGCAGGGAGATATTTGATAAGGCTCTGGAGGTAAGCGGATGCCGGGCAGAGAAGGTGCTGCATATTGGCGATTCCTACAGTTCTGATGTGCAGGGAGCTGCGGCGGCCGGTATCCGGC includes:
- a CDS encoding response regulator is translated as MAENGEIAVECFRNREPGYYQVILMDIRMSVMDGIEATKVIRGLDHPDAGTIPIVAMTANAFGEDKKEAFDAGMTGYLMSDSGLRNQQ
- a CDS encoding HAD family hydrolase, with the protein product MKQKGLLTAGIICADMVRAYKPRREIFDKALEVSGCRAEKVLHIGDSYSSDVQGAAAAGIRPVLIQRTEGQEYEDVTVIRRLTEALTLL